In Podospora pseudopauciseta strain CBS 411.78 chromosome 2 map unlocalized CBS411.78m_2, whole genome shotgun sequence, the genomic stretch TTTGGGCTggcagaaaaaaagggacCCCGCCAGAATCGATAAGATAAGCCCACTTGGGGGGTCACACCGCCCGAGCAGTGCCGAGCATAGGGTTGCCAAGCCCCCCAAGTTCTTCTGCGAGGTTCAGCGCTTCAGGGGTTGAGCAAGCAAGAGTGGGCTGTTTCGGGCTGCCGAACTGACGTAACGGGCCGCGCTATTCATTGCGGCGAAGCTCTTCTCAAAGGCACCTTTCCAGACAGGTAAAGGTTCGGGTGCTTCCATACAATCATTCTCCGGGACCGTGGTTGAACAGCACTATTTTTCTGAGTTATATTGCCTACCTAACTTGTTAATCTCATAATACTACCTGTACCACAGGCTCACTGTGTTGAGTGAGCTTCACCTGCAGCTGCTTGCACCTTGCTTGGCGTGTGTAAGCAAGAAGGCTGAAGCTGCCCGAGCTGCCATCATTTGTTTCGGCTAATACATTTTCACAACAATACCGAGAATCAACATATCACAACAGTCAAAATGTCGATACGCATAGCTCTGGAGAACCCGCCCGAGTTCTACACGAACTTGGATATCATGAAGGGCCATGTCGTGCTCACCCTTAGCCGGCATGAGACAGTGGGCGCCATCATCGTGAAGCTTGAGGGAGAGTCAAGGACGGCCCTGGGAATCCCAAACGACAACTCTAGCACCGGAGTACCGCACAGAGAAATGCCATCGGCCGGGGACATCATCTACGAAAACCACAAGATTCTCTACAAGGTAGCCCAGGCATTTCCCAACGAGAACGCTCCACCTCAGGCCGGTCCCATCGTACTCAACCCAGGTCAGCATCATTTTCCCTTCCAGTTCAAGTTTCCCTTCAACAACTCATGTGGCAACGCCGAAGCCATGGCCAAGATTGGAGGTGTTGTGAATGCCGGTGGATTCGCTCCAGGAGCTGGACTATTTGGACTAGGCGGAATCCGCGTGATGGACGGGACCAAGCAGTTGATGTACTCTCACGTTACGAAGACGTTACCTCCTAGTTTCACGGGATTCCCTGGCGAGGCAGAGATTCGATACTACGTCAAAGTCACGATACAAAGGCCGGGCTTATTCAAGGAGAATTGGAGATATCAAATAGGACTCAAATTCTTACCCATCGAACCACCCAGACCACCAAAAAGCAACCAAGAGGCATATGCCAGGCGTCCATTCGCCTTTGCGCCTCGCACGCCACCTTCCACGGCGCCACCGTCGACTAAGAAGCGGACCTCGTTCTTTGGAAGGAGTACCACtccgcaaccaccacccccggtTGGCGGACCCTCGAACCCATCCTCGTCGGCCGATGCCAGCTTAGCAACACCGCCCTCGATCGAGATGTCTGCTCGCCTCCCACATCCAGCTATTCTGACATGCAATAAGTCAATACCACTACGACTTATCGCCAAGAAACTGGCACCCAGCAATGGAGAGGTGTACCTCGTAGCTATACAGATTGACCTCATCGGCAAGACCATCGTACGATGTCAGGACTTGGTCAACAACGAGTTAAACCGTTGGGTGATAGTCTCACGCCAGGGTCTTTCCATACCTGTATCCAAGCCAGACGACGCCGTAGGAACCGAGGTTGTCCTTCCCGATGCCATCTGGAACAACGTGCCTCTCCCCAACACCGTCATGCCGAGTTTCCAGACGTGTAATCTGAGGTAATTTCTCTTGTGCTCCCTGCCTCCTTTCTTATTCCTATTACTGACACCCCCGCGATTTAGTCGTGAGTACCAACTGGAAGTCAAGCTCGGACTCGCCTGGGGAAAGCCAGACGGCGCCAACCACGcctccaacagctcctctTTCTTTGGCGGTTCTAACCGGAACAAGGGCAAGAACCTTGCCAACATCCCGCAGGagatccacctccccctcaacttcAGCAACGTCCAAGTCTTCTCCGGTCTCACTCCCCCAGCAGAATTGGTAGAGGCCATGCGTCAAGGACGAACACGACCAGCCAGGAAACAAACCGGTCCCAATGGTCGtcctccacagcaacaacctcaaccacagCCCAATATCCCACCTCAAGGTGTGGCTTCTTCATCACGCCCACTTGCACCAGTGCTGCCGCCTAGACCGGTGGCAGCCACACCACAGAACGATGCCTCGGAAGCGGCGCTTTACCCGCCTCAGTTAAGACCCGGACAAGACGCACCGCCGTATGACGATGCGCCCCCTACATATGAGGAGGCaatggcggaggagatgacTGGGCCGGTTTTTCCAAGCACGGCAAGACCGGCCTACAGCGGAGTGACGGATGAGAATGCGGCGAGTAGTTTGCCTGAGAAAAATTAGCCTTTAACTTTTCCGAGGGATGAGAATGGAAAAGGAGGATCAAGTTATTTTGAAGCATTTGCTGTTGAGGGCATCGGCCTTATCACACACTGAAAGAGATTCCCTAgctcttctctcttttttccttcttttttgtttctaGCAAACTTAATAATCCCCCTTTTTTCCGGTCTAGTATTAATTAGAATATGGATAATACTATCTTCAGTGTCATTTATTTGAGCTAGGCAGTTCTTCAAATCAACCTCGGTGTATATGTCCTACCTTTTTGCGTACATGTGTATGGTTTGAAACAAGCCTTGATATCGCATGGATACGTTACTGGTTGagtaataaaaagaaaagtcaAACAAAAGTGTCCATCTCGCTTGGTGATGCCTCAAGACGATGTTGATAATGGCGATTATATGGACGCAACGTAACAGAATGGGAGCCATTTCAGCCTACTTGGTCTGTTTGACTCTCACATGTACACCCAGAAATCAGGAAGGACTTCAAGAGCAATTTGTTTTATTCATGTTTTTCAATTAATTGCTAGGGGTATCCGCTAGGTAGCTCAACTATCCAGACACACATTTACAATCATTTTTCATGTAGTATGCAGCGCAGATATTCATCCGCCATTTCGCTTGATCGATCGACAGATGTCTTGCTGGGTTCATCCCAACTAACAAATATGCTATCGGTTGTTCCTCCCCAACGAGTGCGCAGCTGACGGGCAAAATCAACGATGCtattcccccctcctcctttctctCGCTGACTCGTATGGTTTTTGCTTCACTCCATccacgcctcctcctccgtacCAGCCAAGTACCCAAACCACAGGTGTAACACACCTGGTATGAAGTTCAGCAAATAGCGGGCGCCATTGTGCCTCTCGTCCCCCACTTTTGTTGAATAAAAACACTAGAAATCCGGGTATAGTTTGCtgacctcccccaaaacgccCGCAATGCTTGGAAAGTAAAATGACTATAAACAAGATAAGAATGGAAAGGTGATTAACTTTTGGAATATCAGTCAATCTCGATCACTTCCACTTCGCGTCGCACTTCTGGCCGACGTGCCGTTGTGGGTGTGGATGATGCTTTTCTCTTGCGAGTAGAGGAGCCGGAAGGGACGGCCGCAGGAGTGTCCGTCTCACtgaggtcgtcgtcgtcactcTCCACGACGGCGGTCCACGTCCCATCCGCTTTGACGTGGATCGACTTGGTCTGTAGTTTGTTCTGCTGAGCCAACTGTTCACGGACACCGCAAAGAAACCCGTCAATACGTAGGCTGTTGGGTCTCGCATCTTGAAGACAGATGGGACAGCGCCATTTGTCAGGGTTACTTGGCTCGGATTGGATAGAACTGGGGCAGCCACAGCCCGGCGTAATGCTGTGAAAGCACTTGGTTGTCGGCTTAGAAGGGCGAGTCTCGAGCCAAGTCAGCAAGTCAAAACACTCCAGATGCGTGCACGAGGCACCCCTTGCAGGAACTGCGAACATCTTGGCCGTGAAAGGGTCAGCCATGTCGATTGGCAGATCTGGAGCCTCAATGATCAACCCATCGTCGTGGGAGACTGGGGTTAACCGCTTCTTGATGATCTGCAGCGTGTGTTCCTCTGGTAGCAGACCGTTATCCCAAGCGCGACGGACAGCGGTCCTTTTGCCAAC encodes the following:
- a CDS encoding uncharacterized protein (COG:S; EggNog:ENOG503NUC3), which encodes MSIRIALENPPEFYTNLDIMKGHVVLTLSRHETVGAIIVKLEGESRTALGIPNDNSSTGVPHREMPSAGDIIYENHKILYKVAQAFPNENAPPQAGPIVLNPGQHHFPFQFKFPFNNSCGNAEAMAKIGGVVNAGGFAPGAGLFGLGGIRVMDGTKQLMYSHVTKTLPPSFTGFPGEAEIRYYVKVTIQRPGLFKENWRYQIGLKFLPIEPPRPPKSNQEAYARRPFAFAPRTPPSTAPPSTKKRTSFFGRSTTPQPPPPVGGPSNPSSSADASLATPPSIEMSARLPHPAILTCNKSIPLRLIAKKLAPSNGEVYLVAIQIDLIGKTIVRCQDLVNNELNRWVIVSRQGLSIPVSKPDDAVGTEVVLPDAIWNNVPLPNTVMPSFQTCNLSREYQLEVKLGLAWGKPDGANHASNSSSFFGGSNRNKGKNLANIPQEIHLPLNFSNVQVFSGLTPPAELVEAMRQGRTRPARKQTGPNGRPPQQQPQPQPNIPPQGVASSSRPLAPVLPPRPVAATPQNDASEAALYPPQLRPGQDAPPYDDAPPTYEEAMAEEMTGPVFPSTARPAYSGVTDENAASSLPEKN